In Platichthys flesus chromosome 20, fPlaFle2.1, whole genome shotgun sequence, a single genomic region encodes these proteins:
- the vps35l gene encoding VPS35 endosomal protein-sorting factor-like isoform X1, whose amino-acid sequence MAAVQWRSRGRSYEAELQKCRPEAALVELGDYHPIKPIMVTDTKTRRGARKGSTSSTSSSSSSVPPDPLSSMMDGTDPLSMFAAASAVEPPAISHSASTGDLGRKRREKEEEAVGPDFEPWSSKRGDILARFTTTEKLSINLFMGSDRGKAPSPGTSAVSEKVRTRLEELDDLEEGSQRELLNLSQQDYANRIEELNQSLKEAWASDQKVKALKIVIQCSKLLSDTSVIQFYPSKFVLITDILDTFGQLVYDRIWSMCSEPQPLPDSFTVDDVHDTAKETCLNWFFKIASIRELLPRLYVEAAILKCNRFLNKSGIQETLPRLTAMVRGIGDPLVAAYTRAYLCRVGMEVAPHLKDSLNRNFFDLLGTFRQIGGDIVRNQLAMQRVEVPEYLTLYSPAISWILQCIAHRAPDPLLTEMMERCKKVGNNALLLNSVMRAFRPEFVAARATDFIGMIKDCDEAGFPKHLLFGSLGRTLACADPPESERLTILNEAWKVITKVRSPQDYVNCAEIWVEFTCRHFTKREVNTILADIIKHMTPDRAFEDAYPQLQSVITKILPGFQDFSVLFSMERFLPFLDMFQKDSVRVEVCRSIMEVFIKQQVDLTRDPVILNAMLHICKTMHDSVNALTTEDEKRSLALLIIGFIRMVSFGRDFEQQLSFCVEARATFCNLEPVLVQLIHTVNQLAMETRRVMRGSHSRKTAAFVRACAAYSFITIPSLSSIFSRLSLYLLSGQVALANQCLSQADAFLKAAVSILPEVPRSISVDGKLRSSESFLLDFINNFLAMLLVVPDHPEHGVLYLVRGLLNMVQDYTWEDNSDAKVRVYISALPLLAAMSQETYLYSVPKVDSNETLYGGDPKFLSEINKLCETLIGQILDHLKTLGRDEQNARRQGTIALSLFAVLLAHGDLRNNKLSQLTINLWNLSHKHGCCETRISVRTLESIKHQAQQPDMAHLSDTVQRLTLQSRT is encoded by the exons GTGACTGATACAAAGACCCGCCGTGGGGCTCGTAAAGGAAGCAcctcctccacatcctcctcctcttcctcagttcCCCCGGACCCCCTAAGCTCCATGATGGATGGGACTGACCCCTTGTCCATGTTTGCAGCAGCCTCAGCCGTTGAGCCTCCAGCCATTTCACACAGCGCCTCCACAGGG GACCTcggaaggaagaggagggagaaggaagaagaggccGTGGGACCAGACTTTGAGCCCTGGTCGTCGAAGCGGGGAGACATCCTGGCCCGGTTCACCACCACCGAAAAACTCTCGATC AATCTTTTCAtgggctctgacagag GAAAAGCTCCCAGTCCAGGAACCTCAGCTGTTTCAGAGAAAGTCCGCACTCGCCTGGAGGAACTGGATGATCTGGAAGAG GGTTCCCAGAGAGAGCTGCTGAACCTCTCCCAGCAGGATTATGCCAACCGCATCGAGGAGCTGAACCAGTCCCTGAAGGAGGCGTGGGCCTCCGACCAGAAGGTCAAAGCGCTGAAGATTGTCATTCAG TGCTCCAAGCTTTTGTCTGACACCTCAGTGATCCAGTTCTACCCCAGCAAGTTTGTCCTCATCACCGATATCCTTGACACCTTTG GTCAGCTAGTGTACGATAGAATCTGGAGCATGTGTTCGGAGCCACAACCGTTGCCAG ACTCTTTCACGGTGGATGACGTGCACGACACGGCCAAAGAGACGTGCCTCAACTGGTTCTTCAAGATCGCCTCCATCAGGGAGCTACTTCCCAGATT ATACGTCGAGGCTGCCATTCTAAAGTGCAACCGCTTCCTCAACAAATC tGGCATTCAGGAGACGCTCCCTCGGTTGACGGCCATGGTCAGAGGGATCGGAGACCCGTTGGTGGCCGCGTATACCAGAGCGTACCTCTGCAGG GTGGGCATGGAGGTGGCCCCGCATTTGAAAGACAGCTTGAACCGCAACTTCTTCGACCTGCTTGGGACCTTCCGCCAGATCGGCGGCGACATCGTGCGGAACCAGCTGGCGATGCAGAGGGTGGAGGTGCCCGAGTACCTGACGCTCTATTCGCCCGCCATCAGCTGGATCTTGCAGTGCATCGCCCACCGAGCTCCAGat CCTCTGCTAAcagagatgatggagagatgCAAGAAAGTAGGAAACAA TGCCTTGCTACTGAATTCAGTTATGAGGGCGTTCAGGCCGGAGTTCGTTGCAGCCAGAGCCACCGACTTCATCGGGATGATCAAAGACTGCGATGAGGCCGGCTTCCCGAAG CATCTGCTGTTCGGATCACTGGGTCGCACCCTGGCTTGTGCCGACCCTCCAGAGTCTGAGAGGCTGACGATCCTGAACGAAGCCTGGAAGGTCATCACCAAAGTCCGCAGTCCTCAG GATTACGTCAACTGTGCTGAAATCTGGGTGGAGTTCACCTGCCGACACTTTACA aAACGTGAGGTCAACACCATCCTCGCTGACATCATCAAACACATGACCCCGGACCGGGCTTTCGAAGACGCCTATCCTCAG CTGCAGTCGGTGATCACCAAGATCCTCCCCGGTTTCCAGGACTTCTCCGTCCTCTTCTCCATG GAGCGCTTCCTGCCGTTCCTGGACATGTTCCAGAAGGACAGTGTGAGAGTGGAGGTCTGCAGATCCATCATGGAGGTCTTCATCAA ACAGCAGGTGGATCTCACCAGAGACCCGGTCATCCTCAACGCCATGCTCCACATCTGCAAGACCATGCACGACTCTGTCAA TGCTCTCACTACGGAGGATGAGAAAAGATCTTTGGCTCTGCTGATCATCGGCTTCATCCGCATG GTGTCTTTTGGCCGTGATTTTGAGCAGCAGTTGAGTTTCTGTGTGGAGGCCAGAGCCACCTTCTGTAACCTGGAGCCCGTTCTGGTGCAGCTCATTCAC ACGGTGAACCAGCTGGCGATGGAGACCAGGAGGGTGATGAGGGGGAGTCACTCCCGCAAAACGGCAGCGTTCGTCAGG GCGTGCGCTGCCTACAGTTTCATCACCATCCCGTCTCTCAGCAGCATCTTCAGTCGTCTCAGCCTCTATCTGCTCTCTGGTCAGGTTGCGTTGGCCAATCAGTGCCTCTCCCAGG cGGATGCCTTCCTGAAGGCAGCGGTCAGTATCCTCCCGGAGGTCCCTCGCTCCATCAGCGTGGATGGGAAACTCCGCTCCTCCGAAAGCTTCCTGCTGGACttcatcaacaacttcttggCCATGCTTCTGGTTGTCCCG GACCATCCTGAGCATGGCGTGCTCTACCTGGTCCGAGGTCTGCTCAACATGGTCCAGGATTACACCTGGGAGGACAACAGCGACGCCAAGGTGCGGGTTTACATCAGCGCGCTGCCCCTGCTGGCCGCCATGAGCCAGGAAACCTACCTTTACTCCGTCCCCAAag TGGATTCCAACGAGACGCTCTACGGGGGAGACCCTAAGTTTCTCTCGGAAATCAACAAACTGTGTGAGACCCTGATCGGACAGATCCTGGATCATCTGAAGACTCTGGGTCGTGACGAG CAGAACGCACGGCGTCAAGGCACTATCGCCCTCTCCCTGTTCGCCGTCCTGTTGGCTCACGGCGACCTGAGGAACAACAAGCTGAGCCAGCTCACCATCAACCTGTGGAACCTCAGCCACAAACATGGATGCTGTGAGACTCGCATCTCG GTGCGGACTCTGGAGTCCATCAAACACCAGGCCCAGCAGCCCGACATGGCTCACCTGTCAGACACGGTCCAGAGGCTCACACTGCAGTCCCGCACCTGA
- the vps35l gene encoding VPS35 endosomal protein-sorting factor-like isoform X2, with the protein MAAVQWRSRGRSYEAELQKCRPEAALVELGDYHPIKPIMVTDTKTRRGARKGSTSSTSSSSSSVPPDPLSSMMDGTDPLSMFAAASAVEPPAISHSASTGDLGRKRREKEEEAVGPDFEPWSSKRGDILARFTTTEKLSINLFMGSDRGKAPSPGTSAVSEKVRTRLEELDDLEEGSQRELLNLSQQDYANRIEELNQSLKEAWASDQKVKALKIVIQCSKLLSDTSVIQFYPSKFVLITDILDTFGQLVYDRIWSMCSEPQPLPDSFTVDDVHDTAKETCLNWFFKIASIRELLPRLYVEAAILKCNRFLNKSGIQETLPRLTAMVRGIGDPLVAAYTRAYLCRVGMEVAPHLKDSLNRNFFDLLGTFRQIGGDIVRNQLAMQRVEVPEYLTLYSPAISWILQCIAHRAPDPLLTEMMERCKKVGNNALLLNSVMRAFRPEFVAARATDFIGMIKDCDEAGFPKHLLFGSLGRTLACADPPESERLTILNEAWKVITKVRSPQDYVNCAEIWVEFTCRHFTKREVNTILADIIKHMTPDRAFEDAYPQLQSVITKILPGFQDFSVLFSMERFLPFLDMFQKDSVRVEVCRSIMEVFIKQQVDLTRDPVILNAMLHICKTMHDSVNALTTEDEKRSLALLIIGFIRMVSFGRDFEQQLSFCVEARATFCNLEPVLVQLIHTVNQLAMETRRVMRGSHSRKTAAFVRACAAYSFITIPSLSSIFSRLSLYLLSGQVALANQCLSQADAFLKAAVSILPEVPRSISVDGKLRSSESFLLDFINNFLAMLLVVPDHPEHGVLYLVRGLLNMVQDYTWEDNSDAKVRVYISALPLLAAMSQETYLYSVPKVDSNETLYGGDPKFLSEINKLCETLIGQILDHLKTLGRDENARRQGTIALSLFAVLLAHGDLRNNKLSQLTINLWNLSHKHGCCETRISVRTLESIKHQAQQPDMAHLSDTVQRLTLQSRT; encoded by the exons GTGACTGATACAAAGACCCGCCGTGGGGCTCGTAAAGGAAGCAcctcctccacatcctcctcctcttcctcagttcCCCCGGACCCCCTAAGCTCCATGATGGATGGGACTGACCCCTTGTCCATGTTTGCAGCAGCCTCAGCCGTTGAGCCTCCAGCCATTTCACACAGCGCCTCCACAGGG GACCTcggaaggaagaggagggagaaggaagaagaggccGTGGGACCAGACTTTGAGCCCTGGTCGTCGAAGCGGGGAGACATCCTGGCCCGGTTCACCACCACCGAAAAACTCTCGATC AATCTTTTCAtgggctctgacagag GAAAAGCTCCCAGTCCAGGAACCTCAGCTGTTTCAGAGAAAGTCCGCACTCGCCTGGAGGAACTGGATGATCTGGAAGAG GGTTCCCAGAGAGAGCTGCTGAACCTCTCCCAGCAGGATTATGCCAACCGCATCGAGGAGCTGAACCAGTCCCTGAAGGAGGCGTGGGCCTCCGACCAGAAGGTCAAAGCGCTGAAGATTGTCATTCAG TGCTCCAAGCTTTTGTCTGACACCTCAGTGATCCAGTTCTACCCCAGCAAGTTTGTCCTCATCACCGATATCCTTGACACCTTTG GTCAGCTAGTGTACGATAGAATCTGGAGCATGTGTTCGGAGCCACAACCGTTGCCAG ACTCTTTCACGGTGGATGACGTGCACGACACGGCCAAAGAGACGTGCCTCAACTGGTTCTTCAAGATCGCCTCCATCAGGGAGCTACTTCCCAGATT ATACGTCGAGGCTGCCATTCTAAAGTGCAACCGCTTCCTCAACAAATC tGGCATTCAGGAGACGCTCCCTCGGTTGACGGCCATGGTCAGAGGGATCGGAGACCCGTTGGTGGCCGCGTATACCAGAGCGTACCTCTGCAGG GTGGGCATGGAGGTGGCCCCGCATTTGAAAGACAGCTTGAACCGCAACTTCTTCGACCTGCTTGGGACCTTCCGCCAGATCGGCGGCGACATCGTGCGGAACCAGCTGGCGATGCAGAGGGTGGAGGTGCCCGAGTACCTGACGCTCTATTCGCCCGCCATCAGCTGGATCTTGCAGTGCATCGCCCACCGAGCTCCAGat CCTCTGCTAAcagagatgatggagagatgCAAGAAAGTAGGAAACAA TGCCTTGCTACTGAATTCAGTTATGAGGGCGTTCAGGCCGGAGTTCGTTGCAGCCAGAGCCACCGACTTCATCGGGATGATCAAAGACTGCGATGAGGCCGGCTTCCCGAAG CATCTGCTGTTCGGATCACTGGGTCGCACCCTGGCTTGTGCCGACCCTCCAGAGTCTGAGAGGCTGACGATCCTGAACGAAGCCTGGAAGGTCATCACCAAAGTCCGCAGTCCTCAG GATTACGTCAACTGTGCTGAAATCTGGGTGGAGTTCACCTGCCGACACTTTACA aAACGTGAGGTCAACACCATCCTCGCTGACATCATCAAACACATGACCCCGGACCGGGCTTTCGAAGACGCCTATCCTCAG CTGCAGTCGGTGATCACCAAGATCCTCCCCGGTTTCCAGGACTTCTCCGTCCTCTTCTCCATG GAGCGCTTCCTGCCGTTCCTGGACATGTTCCAGAAGGACAGTGTGAGAGTGGAGGTCTGCAGATCCATCATGGAGGTCTTCATCAA ACAGCAGGTGGATCTCACCAGAGACCCGGTCATCCTCAACGCCATGCTCCACATCTGCAAGACCATGCACGACTCTGTCAA TGCTCTCACTACGGAGGATGAGAAAAGATCTTTGGCTCTGCTGATCATCGGCTTCATCCGCATG GTGTCTTTTGGCCGTGATTTTGAGCAGCAGTTGAGTTTCTGTGTGGAGGCCAGAGCCACCTTCTGTAACCTGGAGCCCGTTCTGGTGCAGCTCATTCAC ACGGTGAACCAGCTGGCGATGGAGACCAGGAGGGTGATGAGGGGGAGTCACTCCCGCAAAACGGCAGCGTTCGTCAGG GCGTGCGCTGCCTACAGTTTCATCACCATCCCGTCTCTCAGCAGCATCTTCAGTCGTCTCAGCCTCTATCTGCTCTCTGGTCAGGTTGCGTTGGCCAATCAGTGCCTCTCCCAGG cGGATGCCTTCCTGAAGGCAGCGGTCAGTATCCTCCCGGAGGTCCCTCGCTCCATCAGCGTGGATGGGAAACTCCGCTCCTCCGAAAGCTTCCTGCTGGACttcatcaacaacttcttggCCATGCTTCTGGTTGTCCCG GACCATCCTGAGCATGGCGTGCTCTACCTGGTCCGAGGTCTGCTCAACATGGTCCAGGATTACACCTGGGAGGACAACAGCGACGCCAAGGTGCGGGTTTACATCAGCGCGCTGCCCCTGCTGGCCGCCATGAGCCAGGAAACCTACCTTTACTCCGTCCCCAAag TGGATTCCAACGAGACGCTCTACGGGGGAGACCCTAAGTTTCTCTCGGAAATCAACAAACTGTGTGAGACCCTGATCGGACAGATCCTGGATCATCTGAAGACTCTGGGTCGTGACGAG AACGCACGGCGTCAAGGCACTATCGCCCTCTCCCTGTTCGCCGTCCTGTTGGCTCACGGCGACCTGAGGAACAACAAGCTGAGCCAGCTCACCATCAACCTGTGGAACCTCAGCCACAAACATGGATGCTGTGAGACTCGCATCTCG GTGCGGACTCTGGAGTCCATCAAACACCAGGCCCAGCAGCCCGACATGGCTCACCTGTCAGACACGGTCCAGAGGCTCACACTGCAGTCCCGCACCTGA
- the get4 gene encoding Golgi to ER traffic protein 4 homolog isoform X2, whose translation MSEQESLRCSSARNRGGVQRVEGKLRASVEKGDYYEAHQMYRTLFFRYMSQAKHAEARELMYNGALLFFSYNQQNSAADLSMLVLEVLEKSETKVEDEILESLAKLFSRTDQNSPERVAFVSRALKWSTGGSGKLGHPKLHQLLAVTLWKEQNYSESRYHFLHSSDSEGCAQMLVEYSSSRGFRSEVDMFVVQAVLQFLCLKNKSGASVVFSTYTEKHPSIERGPPFVQPLLNFIWFLLLAVDGGKLTVFTVLCEQYQPSLKRDPMYNEYLDRIGQLFFGVPPKQSPSYGGLLGNLLNSLMGSGEDDDGAEEAQEDSSPIELD comes from the exons ATGTCGGAGCAGGAGTCTCTGAGGTGCTCCAGCGCCAGGAACCGTGGAGGCGTCCAGAGGGTCGAGGGGAAACTGCGAGCCAGCGTGGAGAAGGGGGATTACTACGAAGCACACCAGATGTACAGGACTTTATTTTTTAG GTACATGTCACAGGCTAAACATGCTGAGGCCAGGGAGTTGATGTACAATGGCGCTCTACTCTTCTTCAGCTATAACCAG CAAAACAGTGCAGCTGATCTGTCCATGCTGGTACTGGAAGTGTTGGAGAAATCTGAAACAAAAGTCGAAGACGAAATATTAG AAAGCCTGGCTAAGCTGTTCAGCCGGACGGACCAGAACTCTCCGGAGAGAGTCGCGTTTGTGTCCAGAGCCTTGAAATGGTCCACGGGAGGCTCCGGCAAGTTGGGTCACCCAAAGCTTCACCAGTTGCTAGCTGTCACCTTGTGGAAAG AGCAAAACTACAGTGAGTCACGTTACCACTTCCTGCATTCCTCTGACAGCGAGGGCTGCGCACAGATGCTGGTGGAGTATTCGTCGTCCCGAGGTTTCCGCAGCGAGGTGGACATGTTTGTAGTGCAGGCCGTCCTACA GTTCCTCTGCTTAAAGAACAAAAGCGGTGCATCTGTGGTGTTTAGCACATACACAGAGAAACACCCGTCCATAGAGAGGGGCCCTCCCTTCGTCCAGCCTCTACTAAACTTTATCTGGTTTCTGCTGCTGGCAGTGGATGG GGGTAAATTAACAGTTTTCACAGTGTTGTGTGAACAATATCAACCTTCCCTGAAGAGGGACCCCATGTATAATGAG TATCTCGACAGAATAGGACAGCTTTTCTTTGGGGTTCCACCCAAACAATCTCCATCATACGGCGGACTGCTAG GAAACCTGCTGAACAGCCTGATGGGATCGGGCGAGGACGATGACGGGGCTGAAGAAGCCCAGGAAGACAGCAGCCCCATAGAACTGGACTGA
- the get4 gene encoding Golgi to ER traffic protein 4 homolog isoform X1: MCISVNILKEAERCRGATTMSEQESLRCSSARNRGGVQRVEGKLRASVEKGDYYEAHQMYRTLFFRYMSQAKHAEARELMYNGALLFFSYNQQNSAADLSMLVLEVLEKSETKVEDEILESLAKLFSRTDQNSPERVAFVSRALKWSTGGSGKLGHPKLHQLLAVTLWKEQNYSESRYHFLHSSDSEGCAQMLVEYSSSRGFRSEVDMFVVQAVLQFLCLKNKSGASVVFSTYTEKHPSIERGPPFVQPLLNFIWFLLLAVDGGKLTVFTVLCEQYQPSLKRDPMYNEYLDRIGQLFFGVPPKQSPSYGGLLGNLLNSLMGSGEDDDGAEEAQEDSSPIELD, translated from the exons ATGTGCATCAGTGTCAACATTCTAAAAGAGGCCGAGCGCTGCCGCGGAGCGACAACCATGTCGGAGCAGGAGTCTCTGAGGTGCTCCAGCGCCAGGAACCGTGGAGGCGTCCAGAGGGTCGAGGGGAAACTGCGAGCCAGCGTGGAGAAGGGGGATTACTACGAAGCACACCAGATGTACAGGACTTTATTTTTTAG GTACATGTCACAGGCTAAACATGCTGAGGCCAGGGAGTTGATGTACAATGGCGCTCTACTCTTCTTCAGCTATAACCAG CAAAACAGTGCAGCTGATCTGTCCATGCTGGTACTGGAAGTGTTGGAGAAATCTGAAACAAAAGTCGAAGACGAAATATTAG AAAGCCTGGCTAAGCTGTTCAGCCGGACGGACCAGAACTCTCCGGAGAGAGTCGCGTTTGTGTCCAGAGCCTTGAAATGGTCCACGGGAGGCTCCGGCAAGTTGGGTCACCCAAAGCTTCACCAGTTGCTAGCTGTCACCTTGTGGAAAG AGCAAAACTACAGTGAGTCACGTTACCACTTCCTGCATTCCTCTGACAGCGAGGGCTGCGCACAGATGCTGGTGGAGTATTCGTCGTCCCGAGGTTTCCGCAGCGAGGTGGACATGTTTGTAGTGCAGGCCGTCCTACA GTTCCTCTGCTTAAAGAACAAAAGCGGTGCATCTGTGGTGTTTAGCACATACACAGAGAAACACCCGTCCATAGAGAGGGGCCCTCCCTTCGTCCAGCCTCTACTAAACTTTATCTGGTTTCTGCTGCTGGCAGTGGATGG GGGTAAATTAACAGTTTTCACAGTGTTGTGTGAACAATATCAACCTTCCCTGAAGAGGGACCCCATGTATAATGAG TATCTCGACAGAATAGGACAGCTTTTCTTTGGGGTTCCACCCAAACAATCTCCATCATACGGCGGACTGCTAG GAAACCTGCTGAACAGCCTGATGGGATCGGGCGAGGACGATGACGGGGCTGAAGAAGCCCAGGAAGACAGCAGCCCCATAGAACTGGACTGA